TAGCTACTATAAACACAAATTCCATTTATTTCTCATTGACTAAATTTCGGCGATTCTAGTATCGTGCGCTTAATGTGACTAAACTAAGCGAGCACGAGCGAAGGCGCACTGAGCGAACGCCCAAGCGAAGTGCGAGTGAAGTTTAGTCGCTCTAAGCGTGCGAGACAAATCGCCACAGATTTTACTCTACATTAGTATAGACAGCTTGCACATCATCATCATCTTCAAGCTTATCAAGCAGCTTTTCAAGCTCGCTCATTTGCTCATCGTTTAGCGATATAGTAGAGTTTGGTAAGAATTCCAAAGCTCCTTTTTTTATCACAAGTGAGTTTTCTTCAAGTGCTGCGCTAAGCGTGCCAAAAGCCGTGTAATCGCCTATTATGCGAAGCTCGTCATCGCTGCTCTCCATCTCTTCAAGCCCAGCGTCTATTAGTGCAAGTTCTAGCTCGTCAGTATCGCCCCCATAAGGCTCACAGCTAAATACAGCCTTGCGAGAAAACATAAAATTTAGTGAGCCAGAAGGCAGCATTTCGCCGCCGTTTTTGTTAAAAATTGATTTTATATTTGCTACGGTGCGAGTTGGATTATCAGTTGCGGTCTCTACTATGATTTGAACGCCGTGTGCGCCTTTGCCATCGTAAAATATAGTTTTGATATCCGCGCTGTCCTTGCCATTTGCCCTTTTTATCGCAGCATCGATGTTGTCTTTTGGCATATTTTGTGCCTTAGCAGTTGCGATTGCGGTGCGAAGTTTTGGGTTCATATCAGGGTCAGTTCCGCCCTCTTTTGCAGCTATTGTAATTGCCTTGCCAAGCTTTGGAAATAGCTTGCTCATCTTATCCCAGCGTGCTTCTTTGCTTGCTCTGCGGTATTCAAATGCTCTTCCCATTGTCTTTGTCCTTGATAGAAAATTATAAAACGGCGATTATATCAAAAAATGCATATATTTTGCTAATATTTAAAAAAAAGGGGCTAAAATCGCTTTTTAAAAATTCACTAAAAGGACGCAAAAATGACTTTTGAAGCAAATAATATAAACTGCCAAAACTGCGCAAATACTATAATCTCAGAGCTTAAAGAGGATTTTGGCGAGATTAGCGTTGATCTTAGCGTAAGCCCACGCCGTGTAAGCGTGGAGCTTGATGAGAGCAAAGAACAAGGCTTTAAAGAGGCAATGAGCGAACTTGGCTTTGATGTGATAAAAAGAATTGATTAAAGCTTTCTAGGAATTCTAGAATTTAAGGAATTCTAGAATTTAAAGAATTCTCTTTGGGAATTCTAGTTTAAGGAATTCTCTTTGGGAATTCTAGAATTTCAGCATTTTGGAATTCCAAAATTTAATAAAACAAAAAATCATGAGCAAACTTCATCTAAACATCACCGGCATGACCTGCGTAAACTGCGCAAATGCTATCACAAGAGCAACAAAAAAAATAAAAGGCGTAAAAAGCGCAAATATTAGTCTAAGCGATAATAGTGGCATTTTTGAGCTAGAAAACAAAAGCGTAGAGCAAAAAATAATAGAAAAAATAAAAGCCCTTGGCTTTGGCGTAGCGCATGATTTTAACGAGCTTTTAATGGCTCAGGCAAAAGAGCAAAAAGTGCTAGCTATAAAGCTAACAATAAGCGCAGTTTGCTCAGGCTTAATCATGCTTTTTCACTTTGGCTTAATTTCTGCTAGCCACGATTTTATCGCACTTTCATCGCTTATTTTGTGCTTCCTTTGCCTGCTTTGCGGCACTAGCTTTTACACCCACGCCCTACGCAGCCTAAAAGAAAAAAACTTTGATATGAACACCCTTGTTAGCCTTGGAGTGTTCTCAGCCTTTTTCTACTCGCTGTTTGCGTATTTTGCTGGCTCTCACGAGCTGTATTTTGACAGCCCTGCGATGATTATTAGCTTCGTGCTGCTTGGCAAGTTTTTAGAGAGCAAAGCAAGGGCAAAAACCAGCCTGCGTCTAAAAAGCCTAATGGACTTAAAGCCAAAAATAGCGCATTTGCTCTTAGCTGATGGCACAGAAAAGCAGATAAAAGCAAGCGAGCTAAAAATAGGAGATATAATCAGCATAAAGCCAGGCGAACACGCCCCAAGTGACGCTATAATCACTTATGGCGGGGCTGAGTTTGATGAGAGTGCGATAAATGGTGAGAGCCTGCCACGATATAAAAGCGTGGGTGAAAATATCTTTGGTGGCAGCACAAATATAAATGGCACCATACTAGCAAAAATTGCTAAAAACCCAAAAGAAAGCCTGCTAGAAGGCATTATTTCAAGCTTACAGCAAAGTGCGAGCAAAAAGCTAAACATAGCTCGCCTAGCCGATAAAATCTCAAATATTTTTGTGCCTAGCGTGATCGGGGTTTCGCTACTAACGCTTATTATTTGGAGTTTTTTTGATGTTGATAAGGCTGTGATTTGCGCTATTAGCGTGCTTGTGATTTCTTGCCCTTGTGCCTTAGGGCTTGCTACGCCTATTGCCATAGTCTGCGCTCTTAGCAAAGGCTCAAAATCTGGAATTCTCATAAAAAATCCAGCCATAATAGAGCTTATTAAAGGCGCAAAAATCGTAGCCTTTGATAAAACCGGCACGCTTACAAAAGGCTCTTTAAGCGTGAGTGCTACGAGCTTAAATGATGATGATTTAAGGCTTGCTGGCTTTTTAAGTAAGGCAAGCTCGCACCCTATCTCAAAGGCAATCAGCAAATACGTGGGCACAAGCAAGGGCGCAAAGGGCATAAAAGAGCTAGCAGGACTTGGCATAGAGTATGAAGAAAACGGCGTTTTAATGCTCTTAGGCAGCATTAAACTACTCCAAAATCACGGCGTAGTTCTAAATGAAAGCCAAAAAGAGCAGATTTTAGCACAAAACGCAGCTTTAGCGCTACTAGCTGTGGGTGGCGAGTATAGGGGCTTTATCGCCCTAAGCGATGAGATCAAAGAAGGCGCAAAAGAGCTAATAAGCAAGCTAAAAGCAAAGGGGCTAAAATGCGTAATGTTAAGTGGAGATAATGAAAAAAATGCTGGGCAAATAAGTAGCAAACTTGGGCTTGATGAGTATTATGCTGGGCTTTTGCCAAACGAGAAAGTAGAGCTTTTAAGGGGCTTTGGGGGGAGTGCTGTTTTTGTAGGTGATGGTATAAATGACGCGCTTGCTATGAAAGAAGCGATGATAGGCGTAGCAATCAGCAATTCAAGCGATATTAGCAAAGATGCTAGCGATATAATCATCATAAAAGATGATATAAAGGCACTCTCAGAGCTTTTTAGCTTAGGGCAAAAAGCGCTAAAAATCATCAAGCAAAATCTCTTTTGGGCATTTTGTTATAACGCTCTTTGTATTCCGCTCGCAGCTGGTGTTTTTGGGGGTGCGGGGGTATTTTTAACCCCAGCTATCGCAGCATTTGCCATGAGTTCTAGCTCAGTAATAGTCGTGCTAAACTCTTTGCGCCTTTTAAGGTAATTTTGGAATTCCAAAGTGGAATTCCAAAATTACCTAGCAAATTAGAATTCCTATAAATTATACTTAGCAATTCTAGAATTCCCTAAAAACTACGCCTTGCTTAAAAGCTCTTTTATCTCGCTTTTGCTTAGAGCTCTGCCAGCACTTAGCACCACTTCATTTACCACTAGCGCAGGCACGCTTAGCACACCATAGCTAGCAATCACCGAAATATCCTTGATATACTCCACTTCAAGCCCCAAACCTAGCTCTTTTAGGGCTGATTTGCAATTTTCATTTAGCTCATTACAGCAGCCTGTGCCTAGCACCTTTATGCTTGTTATTTCACCGCTAAAACTCTTTGGCTCAAAGCTTGTCTCATTAGCATTGCAAGCACATTTTAGCTTTTTTTTCTTAAAAAACTTAAACATTTTCTCTCCTTAAATAAAAATATATGCAAAAGCATTAAAAATATAGCCTATGAGAATAATCCCCAAGCTAAGCGTAATCACAAAAGCTGCTAGCAAGCGTGGACTCATAACCTTTGAGAGCATCACAAGCGAAGGCAGACTAAGTGCTGTAACACTCATCAAAAAGCTAAGCACTGTGCCTAGTCCTGCACCTTTTTCTAAAAGCGCAAGAGCTACTGGAATAGCCGCAAAAGTATCAGCATACATAGGAATTCCAACCACGCAAGCAAGTAGCACGCTATACCACAAATCAGCCCCAAGCACGCTTTCTACTAGGTTTTGGGGCAAGAGATTATGGATAAAAGAACCTATTGCCACGCCTAGTAAAATATAGAGCCAAACTCGCTTTATAATGTCTTTTGCGCCGTTTTTGGCTTCTTTTATGCGCTCTTTTTGGCTTGGGGACGTGTAGTTTGCTGTGGCTTTGATGGCTGTGATTTTTACAAAGCCTAGTTTTTCTATGATATATCCGCTCAAAATCGCTATAACAAGCCCTGAGAGCAAATACGCAAGGGCGATTTTATACCCAAACTCGCTGATTAAAATAGCAAGCGAGGCAAGGTCAGCCATCGGCGACATAATAAGAAAGCTAAGCGTAACGCCTATGCTAAGCCCTGCGCTACAAAATCCTATAAAAAGCGGAATACTAGAACACGAGCAAAAGGGCGTCAAAATCCCCAGCAAAGCCCCAAAAATCCTGCCCCAAAAACCATTCATAGAACCTAAGATTTCTTTGGTTCTTTGCGGCGGAAAGTAGCTTTGGATATAGCTAATGCCAAAAACAAGCACAAAAAGCAAGAAAAAAATCTTAATGCTATCATAAAGAAAAAAATGTAGCACCGAAAAAATCTTTGAGCCAAGCTCTAAGCCAAGGGCTTCTAAAAGCCTGCTTAGCCCAGTATCTAAGTAAGAAAATGAGAAAATTTCTTTTAAAAATTCCCCAAAGCACCTAAAATATCTTTCATTTTTTATCCTTTTAATTGATGTTTGTCTATATATTTTTGCCTTTTTAGAGCGTGAGTTTAGAGTTTTAATTCTACTTTTACCTTTTTAATTACGCTCTTTATGCTCGCAGTTTAAGGCGGACAAGAAATCGCATTTATGCTTTCTTTAAACTCTTTAAAACGCTCGCAGTTTATGTCGTAGTGCTGCCATTTGCCCTCTTTAAAAGCAAAGACCAAGCCGCACTCACACAAAATCTTCATATGATGAGATAGAGTAGGCTGCGTTACTTCAAGCTTTTCTAAAAGCTCGCAAGCGCAAAGTCTGCCCTTTGTTAGCATTTTTATTATATTTAGTCTGTTTGTGTCGCTTAGGGCTTTTGCGATTTGGGCTAGTTCTTCTATACTCATTTTTTACCTTATATTGATATTTGTCTATGTATTGTAACAAATATATAGACACTTGTCAATATATTCTATAAGGAATTCTAGAATTCCTAAGCAAATATCTTGGAATTCCAACTGGAATTCTTAAAGAATTTAAGATTTATTTTGCTAGAATTTGTCAACTTCTTTTAAGGTATTAGAATGATTAAAGTATTAAAAAATCTCGCATTTTGGGTCGTTTTAGCAATAGCACTTGGTATTTTTGTAGGATATGCTTTTCCCCAAATTGGCACCCTTAGCAAGTTTGGGATTGATTATTTTATAATGATTTTAAAGTGGATGGTAGGACCAATTATCTTTCTTACTATTATCTCAGGCATTGTGTGTTTAGAAAGCCTAAGAGACCTTGGCAGCATAGGTTTAAAAGGCTTTATTTACTTTGAAGTAGTTAGCACGGCAGCTTTGGCTGTGGGTATCTTTGGCTCGCTGGCGCTTGCCCCTGGTGTGGGTATGCACTTAGATCCTAGTTCATTTGATGCTAGTAGCGTGGAGAAGTTCTCAGCTAACTCAAAAGATGTAGGCTCAGTCTGGGCGATACTAGCAGGCGCTGTGCCAAAAACTCCACTTTTGCCCTATGATGATTTAAGCACGCTTAGTGGCTTTGGCTTGGTGCTTGGGGTGATTAAAAACGCTCTTTTAGCCCTAAGTATCGTTATAACGCCATTTATTAAAGCAAATACGCTTCAAGTGCTTTTTATGGCGTTAATTTCAGCTATTGCGCTAAGTTTTGCGCCAAAGAAAATCAAAGATTTGTTCATAAAGCCGATTCAAAAGGCTCAGCACTGGGTGCTAAAAGCCCTTAGCATATTTATGTGGCTAAGTCCATTAGCGGCGTATTGTGCGATAGCGTATCTTATCGGCAAGTTTGGGATTGAGAGTCTCATAGGTATGCTAAGCCTGCTAGCAACTATGCTAATTTCGTCTTTGGTGTTTATTTTTGTGATACTTGGCGTGATTTGCTACTTAGCTAAGGTAAATATATTTAAGTTCATGCGCTTTATCGCAAAAGAAGTGTTGGTTGTGTTTGCTACAAGTTCTAGCGAAGTAGCCCTTGCGCCACTTATGAAAAAGTTAGAGAGCGCAGGAATTCACAAAGGCTGTGTCGGCGTAATAATACCTTTTGGCTACTCTTTTAACCTAGATTGTACAAATATTTATCTATCATCTTGCGTGATATTTTTGGCTCAAGCTTTTGACATTGAGCTTAGTTTTTCGCATTTGCTTAGCATTTTGCTGATTTTAATGGTTACTAGCAAAGGTGCTGTGGGCGTGACAGGCTCAGGCTTTGTGGTGCTAGCTGGAACGCTTGGTTCTATGCACGATGTCATACCTGTGGTAACTGTGGCAGTGCTGCTTGGGGTTGATAAGTTTATGAGTGAAATACGCGCGGTAGGAAACCTGTGCGGAAACGCAGTAGCCTGCCTAATCGTAGGAATCTGGGATAAAAAGATTGATAAAGATAAGTTTAACTACGCTATAAATCACCCTAGTGAGTTTGACTTTGAGAAACTTGAAGCAAAAGAAAAAGCGTAGTTTGCTAAGGGAATTCTAGAATTCCTAGGATAAAATCTAGAATTCCTAAAATAAAATCTAGAATTCCTAAAATAAAATCTAGAATTCTTTGACTAAATTCTAGAATTCCTTAGAAAAAATTACTAAAATTCCTTGACTTACACTTGGTGTAATGTTTTATAATTTTTGCTAAACTTTTAAAAAAGGAAGCAAAATGAAAAAAACTATTTTAACTCTTGGCATTACCGCAGCGGCTGCGGCTTTTTGGCTAGAAAAAGTAAGCAACGAAGAGTATGAAAATGCCTTAAAGGAACTTCAATGAAAAAGATTTTAGCTGTTTTTGCGGTGTTTGGGGGGGGTGTTTTGATGAGTGCAAATATAGAGGATAACACGCTTAAAGCGATATTTGAAAACTTTGAGAAAAGTAGCAAAAATGATAGCATAAAAGCTGGCCTAAGTCCTAGGCAGATTGAGCTTAGTAATCTAGCTATGATAATAGCATCGGGTTCGCTTAGGCTATGGCAAGAAAGGGTAGAAAAAAGCGAGTTAAAAGCTGATGAGATAATGGAGCTTTTACGCCAAAGCACGGCTTATCTTGGTATGGCTAGGATTAGGGAATTTATCTTTGTTACAAGTGAAATTTATAAGCGTAAAGGGGTTAAAATCACAGATTTTGCCCTAGATAGTGATGAAAATAGACTTAAAAATGGGCAAAATTTACAAATAGAGCTTTTTGGCAGTGCTACTACGCAGAGTATGAGTGGCGACTACGCACAAATCGGCAGGTATTTAAGCCAAAATTGCTTTGGGGATTATTACACTAGAACTGAGATTTTAAGCCTAGACGAGCGTGAGATTATCACATTTTTCTTTTTGGCTGCGCAGGGCGATACCTCAGCACAGATGAAAGCTCACGCAAAAGCTATTTTTCTTCAAGGCTTAAACAAAGAAAAATTAATCGCCCTAATCAACGCAAATATCGCTCTTATAGGCTATCCACGCTCACTAAATGCCACCGCTGCTGTAATAGAGGCTAGCAAATAATGGCATACACAATCATAGAAGTCTCACAAAAAACAGGCGTAAGCCCACGCACTTTGCGTTATTGGTGTGATAATGGGCTTTTTCCTTTGGTTGAGCATAGCCCCAGTGGCATTAGGTATTTTAGCAAAAGCGATATAGAGTGGGTAGAATGGGTTGTGCGTTTTCGTAAAATGGGTATGAGCGTTAAACGCCTTAGAGAGTATATAAATTTAGCTATCAAAGGCGATAGCACACTAGAAATTCGCCTAGTGATGATAAAAGAAGAAAAAAGTAGAATTTTAAATGAGCTTGATGAGATAAAAGGTGCGCTTGATTGTGTGGATAAAAAAATTGAGTTCTACGAAACTGCCATAAAAGCCAAAAGCGACCCACACGCCAAAGGTGGCAAACAATGCGAGTGATTTTATCGCTTTTTTGTCTTTTTAGCTTTGTTTTAGGAGAGAAAATGGAGATTTTTGTTATCATAAATGAGCAAAAGTTAAAGGCTGTTTTGGCTGAAAATAGCCGGGCTTTGGCTCTATATAAAGAGCTAGAAAAAGGTGATATCATCATAAATGCTAGTGATTATGGTGGCTTTGAAAAAAGCGGCAAACTTCCATCGCCATTGCCACGAAATGATGAGCAAATCACAATGCAGCCTTGCGATATAATTCTTTATAGCGGTCAAACTTTCGTATTAGCCTACGATACAAACTCATGGCTCTTAACTCGCCTTGGCAAATTAGATGGCATAGGCAAAGATGAGCTAAAAAAGCTGCTAGGCACAGGTGATGCAAAAATAAGGCTATCTGTAAGATAAAAGCCTTTTATAGTCTTTTAGCGAATTCTAGAATTCGTTAAAAGATTTTTAAATATTAGCTTTTTGCTTAATTCTTGCATTTTTTCCACTATTAAATTAACATTTGTAAATGTAAGATTTTGCTTACAAATTTTTCTTAAAAACTCTATTTCTGTATCGTATTCCAAAACATTTTTACAATACTCTTGAAGTTTTTTAGCATTACTGATTGCCAAGTTTATATTTTTATCATTTAAAAATTCCGTATAATCACCTGGTTCTTTATCATAATTATTTATACTAGGAATCTTTACTAGCCTATTTTTGATTTCATCAAACGAAGAAAAAATGTGAGTTGTGTATTCAAAATGTAGCAAATACCAAATCTCGAAGCACACACTTGATAAAATAGCATTAAAGCTCTTTGCTTTTATCATATCAAGCGCATTATCTATATCTTTGTGCTCATCTCTATCAAAAACACAATAAATAATAGAATTTTTCGCATCTAACTTATATTCTCTTTGCTTTTCCATAGCTACTCTTACCACACTACTTGGACTAGGTTTTGTATTTTTTGGGATTATAATATTTGATAAATGATATTTTTCCTTTAATTTATTAAAATAATTTGGCTCTGTCTTTTGACCTTCACAAATTATAAGAACTGTGGTTTTTTCTTCCAATTGCTTTGAGATTCTTTTTGTAGGCATGGCCCTTGTTCTTGCATTTCCTTCCATGATTCATAGCCTTAATATACAAAATTTGTTATATTTGGAATTCCACCATATCTGCCAAGCAAATAATTTAATTCCCAATTATCATTTGTTGTTTTAAAATCAAATAACGAATATAATTTTGTAGCCTTATTTTGTTTTTCACAAAAATATATTTGATCTTTTCTAAAAATATTTTTATTAAGAAGATTTGTATTATGCGTAGTGAAAATAAGCTGTGCGCAACTTTCATTTTTTACTTCTTGGCTATTAAACATATCTACTATAAATTGTGCTATCTTTGGGTGTAGATGTGCTTCAAGCTCATCAATTACTACTATATAATTATTTTCCATGGCATCTATAAATGGGCCGATAAGCTTTAAAAATTCTTGCGTTCCATCTGATTCACTTTCTAGCGGGAAAGATTTTATGGTTTTATTATCTTGCTTAAAGTGATTAGTTCTAGCAATTAACTCAATCAGGTTATTTTCTATTTCTGTATTATGCTCTTCGTCTTTGTATTTTTGAGTATTTATTCTTTTTTCCTTTATAGTCATGTCATATATATCTAAATCTGCCACTTGTAAAAACTTATTTATTTTATCTTTATATTCATCGTTTTTATATTTGGTTAAAGTAAATAATTCACCATCGCTATATTTAGATTTAGCGTTGGCAATTTTTAAATTATCTTTTATGTAGTTATAAATATCTAAAAATTTTTTACCGTTTAATAAGACAGAAACAGATAAGAATAAAGCATTGTTTCTCGTAAATTTTTTCTTATCTTCTATTTCTTCTAAGCACTCTTTATCTTCGCTACTCCATGCATAATCGCCTTTTCCCTTATTATATATTCTTTCAAACAAAATTTTATTTTTATTTCTTGTATTTTTTAAAAGCCATTCTTCAAAAATCATTTCTTTTGTAGTGCTAAAACCATACTGATACATAGTATTATCAATAGAAAAAGTTATCTCAAACCTACTTGGCTCATTATCATCATCACCAAGCAAAAAAGGAGTGATATATAAAACACCATCTCTTTGTATATCGGAAATGACGATCTTGTGCATAACAAACATTGCTTTTATTATATTAGACTTTCCAGCAGCATTAGCCCCATATATAGCCACGCTTTTTAATAATCTTGGCACCATTCTATTTGTTTTTACCGTATTGTCTATTTTTACCATACTACTGCTAGCTATACAGCTTAACACCTGCTCATCTTGAATAGATAGAAAGTTTTTTACTCTAAATTCAATCAGCATATTTCACTTCCAAAAAATTTTAAATTATACTCGCGGATTATAGCCACAAAAAATAAATTTTTTAATGTTTTAAACATTAAAAAATACCAAAAAGTAAAACAAAAGCAAATTTTAGAATTCCTAGCTGTTTTCTACTGCTTTTATTTCATCATCACTTAGGTTGTAGAGTTTATAGACAGCTGTGTTTATGCGCTCGTCTGTGGCTTTTAGCTGTGAGTTTAGCTCTGCACATTTTGCCTTAAAGCTCTCAAAAAACTCCAGCACTTCGCCCTGCTCGCTTAGGGGCACTTTTATTTTGCTGATTTTTAAGAATTCTTTAAAGTCTAGTTTGTAAAACTCGCTTAAAGCACTTGGGATTTTTTCTACATTGTAATTTGCCTTTAAAAGCGTCCAAAAATTATTTGTAAGCTTGGCAAACTGAGCGTTTAAATCAATCATAATATCTGCTAAGTCTGCTAATTCTTTTTGGAATTCCAAAGATATATTTGGAATTCCAAAATTTTCAAAATAAACTTTGCGGATTTCTCTACCATCTACACCAAGTTCTGGGCAATTTGATTTTATCCATAATTTAGCAAGTTTTGAGTTTAAAATAGCTACTAAAAACTTTAATGAAATATTTTCATCTTTTGCTGTTAGAATAAAACTTTTATCATTTGTGAAATATCCATTTTCATCATAAGAAAAAGGATAAAATGCTGTCATATTTGGATAAACAATTTTTGGTTTAGAGAATTCTTTTAAATAAACACAATTTCTTAAATTATAAGGTGTAATGCCTTTGTCGCCACGCTTTTCTAGTTTGTCGTAAAACTGCGATAAATGCTCTTTTATAGCTGGATAATCATCTATATTTATAGGTTCTAAATTTTCACTTTTTAAGCCATTGTGAGTGTTTATCATATAAAGCTCAAAACTAGAATTCCAAGCCTTTATATCGCGCCCTCGCAAAAGTGGCTTTATAAGCTCTGCGCTTTTGGCATCTTTTTTGATAAGCTCGTTTTTTGTATTTTCATCAATGTAAAAAGCATCGTTAAAACCCGTTAGAATTCCACGATAAATTTCAATAGGCAAAGATTTCAAAGGTGTAAAAGTATCAATTTTAGCTAGAATTCCAGCTGTTGCGTTGCTCTCAAAAGTCCAAGCAGAATTTGAGAATTCCTTAAAACTAGAATTCTGCTTTACATAATTTTCTAAATCACTTGTGATTTCTTTACAAGCGCAAATTTGAGTTTGCTTTTCGTAAGGTTCTTTGCGTAAAATTAGAATTTGCGGGTCTACTACAGCATCAGCAAAAACTTTAACCCCAGCAAAATCAATAAGCAAAAGCGGATTTGTATAAGAAATAAAAAATCGTCTTAAACCTTCACCATATTTGGCTTTTAGCCACTTATTTGAAGCGATAAAGCCTAAAAATCCGTGATTTTTCAGCAGTTTTGTGCCTTGCTCGTAAAATAAACAATACAAATCAGCTGATTTATTATAGCTAGCAAAGCCACATTTGCTATAAACTTCGCTCATTTGCCCCATACTTTGTAGCTGGACATACGGCGGATTGCCTACGATGATGTCAAAGCCACCATTTTCAAATACTTCTGGGAATTCCTTTTGCCAGTCAAATAGCTCGGTTATTAGTGAGTTGCCACATTTTATCTTGCCACTTAGGGTGCTTAGTTTGGTGCCTTTTTTCGCTGTGTTTAGCCAAAGTGAGAGCTTGGCGATTTCTACGCTCTCGCCGTTTATATCCACGCCGTAGATGTTGTTTTCTAGGATTTTGTCATCATAGTAGCTAAAATCAAGCTGTGAGCCATAAAGGGCGTTTTCTAGCTCATCTAGCAAGGCGTGCTGGGTTTTTAGATATTTTAGCGTGGCGTTTAGAAAGGCGCCTGACCCACAAGCTGGGTCGCAGATTTTAAGCCCTAGCAAATACTCTCTGTAAGCTTGTAGGGTTTTGATTTTATCTTCTTTTTTGCTTTTGGTGCTTTTGGTGAAGTTTTCGTTTATGCCAAGTTCTGCTTTTTTGCTCTCGCAGAGTGTGCCAAGAGTGCTTTCTACTATGTATTTGGTGATGTAGGCTGGGGTGTAGAAAACTCCGTCTTTTTTGCGTTTGTTTTGTTCTTTTATGCCTGTTAGTTCGTTTTTTTTGCTCTCTATCTCGCTAATGCTGTGTTCGAAAATATGTCCCAAAATATCCACACTAACATCGCTATCAAAGTCGTAGTTTGCGATTTTTTGGCAATGGAATTCTAGAATTTCATCGCTGATTTTCAGGCGGTCTAGCAGCTCATCGCTTTTGAAAAGTCCGCCGTTATAAGCAAAAATATCCATACTCTCATCGCCACTATCAATCCAGCCAAAATACTGCTTTATAAGGTCATAAAGTGGGATTTGGATGTGAATTTCTTTTGCTTTTTTGAAACGCTCGATTATGCCTAGCATTGAGTTTGGTGGCAAAAGTCCTTTGTCTTCGCAAAAGAAAATAAACAAAAATCTATCAAGCAATTTTTGGCTTTTTGAGAATAATTCTAGCTCGTCAGTGTCTTTGTTTTGCTCGCAAAGGTTGGCAAAAAGAGCGTTTTTAAACTCTGTGTAGTCTTTGTAAAGGGCTTTTGTGATTTGTTCTTCACGGCTTAGGCTGAGTTCTTTGATTTTGGCTGGGATATCGGCTGTGATCTGCGCTAGGGCTAAAAGCGTGTAAAGCTCGCAAAAGCCCTTAAAATCAAGCGTAAAAAGGTGGAATTCCACAAAATCAGTCGCATCATCAATGTAAAAGCGTAGTTTTTCAAAGTTCGAGATAACTACATAGCGACAGCCTGCGTTGTGGGCTTTGTAGCCTAGGGCTTGGTTTTCTATTTTGGCAAGGTCGGTTGTGTCTGTACCTTTTAGTTCTATTACGCATTTTACTTTGCTATCAATGATGATTGCGCCATCTGCTTTGCGTGCGTCTTTTTTGTCTGCGCTTTCGTTGCGCTTTTCGGTTATTAGGTTGTAGTTTGGTTCTGGATTTATCGTATATCCTAGGATATTTACAAAAATATCACGCAAAAAGCCCTCTTGGTATTGTTCTTCTTTGCTAGCTTTGATTTGCTCGATTTTTTGTGGGTTTTGGTAGGTATTTTGGAATTCCTTGTATTTTTGCTCTAAAAGCTCTGCGTCAATGCTTTTAATGTATTTATCTAATACTGATTTTTGAAACATCTTTTGCCCTTACGATTTTTAGCTTGAATTCTAGCAA
Above is a genomic segment from Campylobacter magnus containing:
- a CDS encoding cation:dicarboxylate symporter family transporter codes for the protein MIKVLKNLAFWVVLAIALGIFVGYAFPQIGTLSKFGIDYFIMILKWMVGPIIFLTIISGIVCLESLRDLGSIGLKGFIYFEVVSTAALAVGIFGSLALAPGVGMHLDPSSFDASSVEKFSANSKDVGSVWAILAGAVPKTPLLPYDDLSTLSGFGLVLGVIKNALLALSIVITPFIKANTLQVLFMALISAIALSFAPKKIKDLFIKPIQKAQHWVLKALSIFMWLSPLAAYCAIAYLIGKFGIESLIGMLSLLATMLISSLVFIFVILGVICYLAKVNIFKFMRFIAKEVLVVFATSSSEVALAPLMKKLESAGIHKGCVGVIIPFGYSFNLDCTNIYLSSCVIFLAQAFDIELSFSHLLSILLILMVTSKGAVGVTGSGFVVLAGTLGSMHDVIPVVTVAVLLGVDKFMSEIRAVGNLCGNAVACLIVGIWDKKIDKDKFNYAINHPSEFDFEKLEAKEKA
- a CDS encoding carboxymuconolactone decarboxylase family protein, producing the protein MKKILAVFAVFGGGVLMSANIEDNTLKAIFENFEKSSKNDSIKAGLSPRQIELSNLAMIIASGSLRLWQERVEKSELKADEIMELLRQSTAYLGMARIREFIFVTSEIYKRKGVKITDFALDSDENRLKNGQNLQIELFGSATTQSMSGDYAQIGRYLSQNCFGDYYTRTEILSLDEREIITFFFLAAQGDTSAQMKAHAKAIFLQGLNKEKLIALINANIALIGYPRSLNATAAVIEASK
- a CDS encoding MerR family transcriptional regulator yields the protein MAYTIIEVSQKTGVSPRTLRYWCDNGLFPLVEHSPSGIRYFSKSDIEWVEWVVRFRKMGMSVKRLREYINLAIKGDSTLEIRLVMIKEEKSRILNELDEIKGALDCVDKKIEFYETAIKAKSDPHAKGGKQCE
- a CDS encoding cyclophilin-like fold protein, with amino-acid sequence MRVILSLFCLFSFVLGEKMEIFVIINEQKLKAVLAENSRALALYKELEKGDIIINASDYGGFEKSGKLPSPLPRNDEQITMQPCDIILYSGQTFVLAYDTNSWLLTRLGKLDGIGKDELKKLLGTGDAKIRLSVR
- a CDS encoding RloB family protein, which gives rise to MPTKRISKQLEEKTTVLIICEGQKTEPNYFNKLKEKYHLSNIIIPKNTKPSPSSVVRVAMEKQREYKLDAKNSIIYCVFDRDEHKDIDNALDMIKAKSFNAILSSVCFEIWYLLHFEYTTHIFSSFDEIKNRLVKIPSINNYDKEPGDYTEFLNDKNINLAISNAKKLQEYCKNVLEYDTEIEFLRKICKQNLTFTNVNLIVEKMQELSKKLIFKNLLTNSRIR
- a CDS encoding AAA family ATPase, with amino-acid sequence MVKIDNTVKTNRMVPRLLKSVAIYGANAAGKSNIIKAMFVMHKIVISDIQRDGVLYITPFLLGDDDNEPSRFEITFSIDNTMYQYGFSTTKEMIFEEWLLKNTRNKNKILFERIYNKGKGDYAWSSEDKECLEEIEDKKKFTRNNALFLSVSVLLNGKKFLDIYNYIKDNLKIANAKSKYSDGELFTLTKYKNDEYKDKINKFLQVADLDIYDMTIKEKRINTQKYKDEEHNTEIENNLIELIARTNHFKQDNKTIKSFPLESESDGTQEFLKLIGPFIDAMENNYIVVIDELEAHLHPKIAQFIVDMFNSQEVKNESCAQLIFTTHNTNLLNKNIFRKDQIYFCEKQNKATKLYSLFDFKTTNDNWELNYLLGRYGGIPNITNFVY